One window of Vibrio atlanticus genomic DNA carries:
- a CDS encoding F0F1 ATP synthase subunit epsilon, translating to MAIGITDNTFQLNIVSAEGTLFSGPAYALAVSGADGELGIRPGHSPLLSKIKPGVTVFVTDPKSEGQVLYVSGGMLEVQPDVVTVLADTALHGQDIDRARAEEAKYAALENINKGNVDINFAQAQLELAKAVAQLRASELTSSRTRH from the coding sequence ATGGCTATCGGAATTACAGATAATACATTTCAACTTAATATTGTAAGTGCGGAAGGTACGCTGTTTTCAGGTCCAGCGTATGCCCTAGCCGTTTCTGGCGCTGATGGTGAACTGGGGATTCGCCCCGGTCACTCCCCGCTTCTCAGTAAGATCAAACCGGGCGTGACCGTGTTTGTTACAGACCCTAAATCAGAAGGCCAAGTGCTGTATGTCTCTGGCGGGATGCTGGAAGTTCAGCCGGATGTAGTAACGGTGTTAGCCGATACTGCCTTGCACGGCCAAGATATTGACCGCGCTCGCGCAGAAGAAGCGAAATATGCAGCCCTAGAGAATATCAATAAGGGCAATGTCGACATCAACTTTGCACAAGCTCAGCTTGAACTAGCAAAAGCCGTTGCTCAGCTTCGCGCATCAGAACTGACGTCTTCTCGCACTCGACACTGA